The following proteins are co-located in the Bacteroidales bacterium genome:
- a CDS encoding rhodanese-related sulfurtransferase, translating to MLANRINKEILRKRLKNETFKRKTLSFYRYVPFENPQETRDHFYASWSELNCFGRIYIAREGINAQMSVPEHQLEAFLHHLESIPQLTSMPIKYAIVDDGKSFYKLTIKVRPKIVADGLDEGSYDLGKVGKHLNAFEFHELSADPSNLVIDMRNHYESEIGRFENAVCPDADTFKEAIQVVLRDYSDQKDRKVLLYCTGGIRCEKASAFLVHHGFKDVSQLYGGIIEYAQQLKKAELPSRFIGKNFVFDERLGETVDGQVIAHCHQCGKPADTHTNCANDDCHLLFIQCSECAEKFAACCSPECRDLLQLPVENRLALRSERMKQYAGNKIFKSRASAHFNHEMQLNDLKPVLHD from the coding sequence ATGCTTGCAAACAGGATCAACAAGGAAATTTTACGTAAAAGGCTTAAAAACGAAACATTTAAAAGAAAAACCCTCTCTTTCTACAGATACGTCCCTTTTGAAAACCCACAGGAAACCAGGGATCATTTCTATGCCTCCTGGTCAGAATTAAACTGCTTCGGAAGAATTTATATTGCCCGCGAAGGTATCAATGCCCAGATGAGTGTTCCTGAACATCAGCTGGAAGCCTTCCTGCATCACCTTGAATCCATCCCACAGCTGACTTCAATGCCTATTAAGTATGCAATTGTTGATGATGGAAAATCATTTTATAAACTTACCATAAAGGTGAGGCCTAAAATTGTAGCCGACGGACTGGATGAGGGTTCATACGACCTCGGGAAAGTAGGCAAACACCTTAATGCATTTGAATTCCATGAGCTATCAGCAGATCCGTCAAACCTGGTAATCGATATGCGTAATCACTATGAAAGCGAAATTGGCAGGTTCGAAAATGCCGTTTGTCCTGACGCCGATACTTTTAAAGAAGCGATTCAGGTGGTCCTAAGAGATTATAGTGATCAGAAAGACAGGAAAGTCCTGCTTTACTGCACAGGTGGTATCCGATGCGAGAAAGCGAGTGCATTCCTGGTTCACCATGGCTTCAAAGATGTATCCCAGCTTTATGGAGGAATCATCGAATATGCCCAGCAGCTGAAAAAGGCAGAATTACCCTCACGGTTCATTGGCAAAAACTTTGTTTTTGATGAACGACTCGGAGAAACAGTGGACGGACAGGTAATTGCACATTGTCACCAATGCGGGAAACCTGCTGATACCCATACCAATTGCGCCAATGACGATTGTCACCTTCTCTTCATTCAATGCAGTGAATGCGCTGAGAAATTTGCAGCCTGCTGTTCTCCTGAGTGCCGTGACCTTCTTCAATTACCGGTAGAAAACCGTTTGGCTCTCCGCTCTGAAAGAATGAAACAATATGCCGGGAATAAGATTTTTAAAAGCCGCGCCTCTGCTCATTTTAATCATGAAATGCAGCTAAACGACCTTAAGCCGGTACTTCATGACTAA
- a CDS encoding DUF5005 domain-containing protein, with translation MKNNISLKIITLFAGCLLTLASGPAFGQVVSREKEPCKVDDKFTRMFARDCCGVTGADGEYSVLLPDGRTVWIFGDSFLGTVNPDRSREKRSPWFIRNAMAVQEGDTLRSLYNVIDGWESSLVIPPGAPKGTQFSEDSLWYWPGDGFIENGKLKVFMTAFLPGYPR, from the coding sequence ATGAAAAACAATATTTCATTAAAAATCATCACCCTGTTTGCAGGATGCTTACTTACCCTTGCTTCAGGTCCGGCATTCGGACAGGTAGTAAGCAGGGAGAAAGAACCGTGCAAGGTAGATGATAAATTCACCCGCATGTTCGCCCGCGATTGCTGTGGGGTAACCGGTGCTGATGGGGAATACTCTGTGCTTCTTCCTGATGGCCGCACCGTATGGATTTTCGGGGATTCATTCCTCGGAACCGTGAATCCTGACCGTTCAAGGGAAAAACGATCCCCCTGGTTTATCCGCAATGCTATGGCAGTTCAGGAAGGAGATACCCTTCGCAGTTTGTATAATGTGATAGACGGATGGGAGTCGTCGCTGGTCATTCCACCTGGAGCACCTAAAGGGACACAGTTTTCAGAAGACTCCCTATGGTACTGGCCGGGAGATGGTTTCATCGAAAATGGCAAGCTGAAAGTCTTTATGACGGCATTTCTACCAGGCTACCCCCGGTAA
- a CDS encoding ROK family protein, which produces MNNHSKIALGADIGGSHIYCAAIDLSTHKIIPGTAREEKINNQAPADEILNGWSKALLGSLSAVDSSRLVGIGFAMPGPFDYAKGIALFERVEKFESLYGLNISEELRNRMQLGEDIHFRYINDATAFAIAEAWVGKAGNFDKMIALTLGTGFGSAFVDKGIPVTDGDTVPEMGCVWHLPFNDGIADDSFSTRWFTRSFFDRTWKRVEGVKEIVDQLNTEPAAAILFEEYGSNMGHFLAPWIRKFDAKVIVIGGNITGAYNLFGHHLLEALKNEQLDVQVLLSDLKEDAAVMGGARLLVEDYWINVKDLLSKM; this is translated from the coding sequence ATGAACAACCATTCAAAGATTGCCCTGGGTGCCGATATAGGTGGAAGTCACATCTATTGTGCAGCAATTGACCTGTCGACGCACAAAATCATCCCCGGTACTGCCCGGGAAGAGAAGATCAACAACCAGGCACCAGCCGACGAAATTCTGAATGGCTGGAGTAAAGCCTTGCTTGGCAGCTTGTCGGCAGTCGATAGCTCCCGGCTTGTGGGAATTGGCTTTGCAATGCCCGGTCCCTTTGATTATGCCAAAGGAATCGCCCTGTTTGAAAGGGTTGAAAAATTCGAGAGCCTTTATGGGCTGAATATCAGCGAAGAACTTCGCAACCGCATGCAACTGGGGGAAGATATCCATTTCAGGTATATCAATGATGCCACTGCTTTTGCTATAGCCGAAGCCTGGGTGGGAAAAGCCGGAAATTTCGATAAAATGATTGCCCTTACCCTGGGAACAGGTTTTGGCTCAGCATTTGTTGATAAGGGTATCCCGGTTACCGATGGGGATACCGTTCCGGAAATGGGGTGTGTTTGGCATTTGCCATTTAATGATGGTATAGCCGATGACAGCTTTTCAACCCGTTGGTTTACAAGGAGTTTCTTTGATAGAACGTGGAAAAGAGTGGAGGGAGTAAAAGAGATTGTTGACCAATTGAATACTGAACCAGCTGCTGCCATATTATTTGAAGAATATGGCTCAAACATGGGTCATTTCCTGGCTCCATGGATCAGGAAATTCGATGCTAAAGTGATCGTCATTGGTGGCAACATTACCGGGGCCTATAATCTGTTTGGGCACCACCTCCTCGAAGCACTGAAAAATGAACAACTGGATGTCCAGGTTCTGCTCTCTGACCTCAAAGAAGATGCAGCCGTTATGGGGGGTGCCCGCCTGCTGGTTGAAGATTACTGGATAAATGTAAAAGATCTATTGTCGAAAATGTAA
- a CDS encoding tRNA-dihydrouridine synthase, with protein MTNFWQELKTPFLVLAPMEDVTDTVFREVVMSVSSSDALHVLFTEFTSTDGMCHERGRDKVMERLMVNQSELELLKARNIKLVAQIWGGDPENFRKSAMMISEMGVFDGIDINMGCPVKKVVKQKSCANLINYPDLAGEIIQATSEATKLPVSVKTRIGFSSINTESWIGHLLEASPKAITIHGRTRKMMSNGPALWDEIGKAVTLRNQMKSPVTIIGNGEVGSYADAMNRVQQYGVDGVMIGTGIFRNPWLFNKEPMEISCRNRVSLLRFHISLFRDTWGDGKDYNVLKRFYKIYLNGFPGAAHWRDQFMRAHHYDDVLILLNSLEKEVIHNESIPSG; from the coding sequence ATGACTAATTTCTGGCAGGAGTTAAAAACACCCTTCCTGGTACTGGCACCCATGGAAGATGTCACCGATACCGTATTTCGTGAGGTGGTGATGTCGGTATCCTCATCTGATGCCCTTCATGTATTGTTCACTGAATTTACCTCCACAGATGGCATGTGCCATGAGAGAGGACGCGACAAGGTGATGGAGCGGCTAATGGTAAACCAGAGCGAGCTGGAATTGCTGAAAGCAAGAAACATTAAACTGGTTGCACAAATCTGGGGTGGAGACCCTGAGAATTTCAGGAAGAGTGCAATGATGATTTCTGAAATGGGCGTTTTTGATGGGATCGATATTAATATGGGTTGTCCGGTTAAAAAAGTCGTTAAACAAAAAAGCTGTGCAAACCTTATCAATTACCCGGATCTGGCCGGGGAAATTATTCAGGCAACGTCTGAGGCCACTAAACTACCGGTAAGTGTGAAAACGCGAATCGGTTTTAGTAGCATTAATACTGAGTCATGGATAGGTCACCTCCTGGAAGCCTCACCTAAGGCAATAACCATTCATGGCCGGACTAGGAAAATGATGTCGAATGGTCCGGCCCTATGGGATGAGATTGGAAAAGCTGTAACTCTAAGAAATCAGATGAAAAGCCCGGTTACCATCATCGGGAATGGAGAGGTTGGCAGTTATGCTGATGCTATGAATCGCGTTCAGCAATATGGTGTTGATGGGGTGATGATTGGAACAGGTATCTTTCGAAACCCATGGTTATTTAATAAGGAACCCATGGAAATATCGTGCAGGAATAGGGTTAGCCTGCTGCGTTTCCATATCAGCCTGTTCAGGGATACATGGGGAGATGGAAAGGATTATAATGTATTAAAACGATTTTATAAGATCTATCTGAATGGTTTCCCCGGTGCAGCCCATTGGAGAGATCAATTCATGAGGGCACACCATTATGACGATGTATTGATTTTGCTAAATTCATTGGAAAAAGAGGTGATTCATAATGAATCCATACCTTCTGGTTAG
- a CDS encoding SGNH/GDSL hydrolase family protein, with product MKQLFTQLPIRIFYLLALLLCLNSIILAQPIKVREPLRFLALGDSYTIGQSVSVDERWPNQLVAQFQIRGYSVEELKIIAQTGWRTDNLRNGIQQQMPLEGYNLVSLLIGVNNQYQGGTVQTYMTEFEELLQKALELAGNDPSHVFVLSIPDYAYTPLGNGSQVISAEIDLFNSANRFITETYDIRYVDITPISRNGLNDPTLVAGDGLHPSGKQYGLWVQEVLKYVEREVGLTEKVTQKLFVLKNKQLVIQEDELPVEVIITDLSGREMLKSRLMNSSMPLQMLNPGIFILQVRKDNEIISQEKIYLH from the coding sequence ATGAAACAATTGTTTACCCAATTACCGATCAGGATTTTTTATCTACTGGCATTACTGCTTTGTTTAAATTCCATTATACTTGCTCAGCCCATCAAAGTGAGGGAGCCATTGCGTTTCCTGGCATTGGGTGATTCTTATACCATCGGGCAGAGTGTTAGTGTGGATGAACGATGGCCAAACCAGTTGGTGGCACAGTTTCAGATAAGAGGATATTCTGTTGAGGAATTGAAAATCATTGCCCAGACAGGCTGGCGGACTGATAACCTGCGTAATGGAATTCAGCAGCAAATGCCATTGGAAGGATATAACCTGGTTTCGCTGCTGATTGGCGTGAATAACCAATACCAGGGTGGTACGGTTCAGACGTATATGACTGAATTTGAAGAATTGCTTCAAAAAGCCCTGGAACTCGCGGGGAATGACCCTTCTCATGTTTTTGTCCTTTCTATTCCAGACTATGCTTATACACCCCTTGGAAATGGCAGCCAGGTCATCAGTGCCGAAATCGACCTCTTCAATTCAGCCAATCGTTTTATTACTGAGACTTATGATATACGTTATGTTGACATCACCCCGATTTCAAGGAATGGACTAAATGACCCAACCCTGGTTGCCGGCGATGGCTTGCATCCCAGCGGTAAACAATATGGATTATGGGTGCAGGAGGTCCTGAAATATGTGGAAAGGGAAGTCGGATTGACAGAAAAAGTGACTCAAAAGCTATTTGTATTGAAAAACAAGCAGTTGGTCATTCAGGAGGATGAGTTACCTGTTGAAGTTATCATCACTGATCTTTCTGGAAGGGAAATGCTGAAAAGCCGCCTGATGAACTCATCTATGCCATTACAGATGCTCAATCCCGGTATTTTTATCCTCCAGGTTAGGAAAGATAACGAAATCATATCCCAAGAAAAGATTTACCTTCACTAA
- a CDS encoding RagB/SusD family nutrient uptake outer membrane protein: protein MKKYIWLSLLLLTMMGISCTKDLELEPHQIYYDNFYQTGDDALSAVNSVYDVLGSVNQYSNYLWLIQDIASDDCNARATLNDPNIHEFDTYSLESNNKYLAGIWQYSYLGISRANVVLEKVPGITMDSALQQRILGEAKFLRGLFYFNLVRLFGEVPLITVPVTPNLGDDEIYLAKSPINTVYQLIIEDFKAASILLPEKHTSASDKGRATKGAALGLLSKVYLTQQDWENAYLTAGDVIEAGNYSLHADFATNWKEASKNGKESVFEVQFYKNATAENSQMVISGLPSLPGVFSAGVETMLPTTDLLESFEEGDYRYTATFFDNFWTYTFEPHIWKYWDQVAYKPQNTSQSGANFVLMRYSEILLIYAEALNEANGGPTTEAFDAINTVRERARNGVADVLPDLSGLDQSSFRQAVLSERRHEFVNEGQRWFDLVRTGNLINYVKQAKGDKANPSDFNTVFPIPQRELDLNKNLKQNLGYF from the coding sequence ATGAAAAAATATATTTGGCTCTCCCTTCTACTGCTCACTATGATGGGAATATCCTGCACCAAGGATCTTGAACTGGAGCCACACCAGATTTATTATGACAACTTCTACCAAACCGGCGATGATGCACTCAGCGCTGTGAACTCCGTGTATGATGTGCTTGGATCTGTGAACCAGTATTCCAATTACCTGTGGCTTATCCAGGATATTGCCTCCGATGATTGTAATGCACGTGCCACGCTGAATGATCCGAATATCCATGAATTCGATACCTATTCCCTCGAATCCAATAATAAATACCTGGCGGGGATATGGCAGTATTCTTACCTCGGAATCAGCCGGGCTAATGTAGTACTGGAAAAAGTGCCGGGGATTACCATGGATTCAGCCCTTCAACAACGGATCCTGGGAGAAGCAAAATTTCTCAGGGGGTTATTTTATTTCAACCTGGTACGATTATTCGGGGAAGTACCGCTCATCACGGTACCCGTGACACCTAACCTGGGTGACGATGAAATTTACCTGGCTAAATCTCCAATAAACACAGTATACCAGCTCATCATCGAGGATTTCAAAGCAGCTTCCATTCTGCTGCCCGAAAAACATACTTCTGCTTCCGATAAAGGACGTGCCACAAAAGGGGCTGCACTGGGATTGCTTTCTAAGGTTTACCTTACTCAACAAGATTGGGAAAATGCGTATCTCACTGCCGGGGATGTGATTGAAGCAGGGAACTATAGCTTGCATGCCGATTTTGCTACGAACTGGAAAGAAGCCAGTAAAAACGGGAAGGAATCGGTTTTTGAAGTTCAGTTTTATAAGAATGCCACTGCCGAAAACTCACAGATGGTGATCTCCGGACTGCCTTCATTACCGGGTGTTTTCAGCGCAGGTGTTGAAACCATGCTGCCCACAACCGATCTGCTGGAAAGCTTCGAAGAGGGCGATTACAGGTACACAGCTACATTCTTTGATAACTTCTGGACTTATACCTTTGAACCCCATATCTGGAAATATTGGGACCAGGTAGCTTATAAACCTCAGAATACCAGTCAGTCGGGTGCCAATTTTGTCCTGATGCGTTATTCCGAAATCCTGCTTATTTATGCTGAAGCCTTGAATGAAGCCAATGGTGGTCCTACTACTGAGGCTTTTGATGCCATCAATACGGTAAGGGAAAGAGCCAGGAATGGGGTTGCAGATGTATTGCCCGATTTATCAGGACTAGACCAGTCGTCTTTCAGACAGGCAGTGTTAAGCGAGAGAAGGCATGAATTTGTTAATGAAGGCCAGCGCTGGTTCGACCTGGTAAGAACAGGGAATCTCATCAATTACGTCAAACAGGCTAAAGGGGATAAGGCAAATCCTTCCGATTTCAATACTGTATTTCCGATTCCTCAAAGGGAACTGGATTTGAATAAAAACCTTAAGCAGAATTTGGGTTATTTTTAA
- a CDS encoding MFS transporter, with protein MTKKIRVSFVLPVLMSFFVMSFCDLVGIGVDRIKLEFGLSNTMVQLIPSAVFIWFFFLSVPVGVLQDRFGKRNILNLGMIITAIGLLVPFFIFSKAAIFFGFALLGIGNTIVQVSANPLMVDVVPSDKTSSFLSFSQFVKAVGSMIAPFVAAYFANQFGDWKLMFLAFGIVSILAVLWLGVTKIEETRNTEKRATIGSSLSLLGNNYIALMVLGIFLVVGIDVGINAVSGQFLLKKFEGSITQEFAEKGRSIYFFGKMLGTFAGALMLAKLSSRKFLFWTTILGLVSVLALMVAPSQMLAMGVIFVIGLGVANVFPLIFSLTVEKFPLRANEISGLMIMAVSGGAAIPPLIGFLTDQVSLTAGMFVLVVCAAYLFFLAILRSKKA; from the coding sequence ATGACGAAAAAAATAAGAGTATCCTTCGTACTGCCTGTCCTCATGTCGTTCTTTGTCATGAGTTTCTGCGACCTGGTTGGTATTGGTGTCGACCGAATCAAACTGGAGTTCGGACTCAGTAATACCATGGTCCAGCTGATCCCTTCGGCGGTATTTATCTGGTTCTTTTTCCTTTCAGTGCCGGTAGGGGTACTCCAGGACCGGTTTGGTAAACGTAACATCCTCAACCTGGGGATGATCATTACCGCCATTGGACTCCTGGTGCCATTTTTCATCTTCTCAAAAGCAGCTATATTCTTTGGTTTTGCACTTCTGGGCATAGGAAATACCATCGTACAGGTATCAGCGAATCCCCTCATGGTGGATGTGGTTCCCTCCGATAAAACCTCCAGCTTCCTGAGCTTTTCCCAGTTCGTGAAAGCCGTAGGTTCTATGATTGCACCGTTCGTAGCAGCCTATTTTGCAAATCAATTCGGCGACTGGAAACTCATGTTCCTTGCTTTCGGTATTGTTTCCATCCTGGCAGTCCTATGGCTGGGGGTTACAAAAATTGAAGAAACCAGGAACACCGAAAAAAGAGCTACGATTGGCTCTTCACTGAGCCTGCTGGGCAATAACTACATTGCTTTGATGGTTCTGGGAATTTTCCTGGTGGTAGGTATCGATGTTGGTATTAATGCCGTATCAGGACAATTCCTCTTGAAGAAATTTGAAGGAAGCATCACACAGGAATTTGCTGAAAAAGGCCGCAGTATCTATTTCTTCGGAAAGATGCTGGGAACTTTCGCCGGAGCTTTGATGCTAGCCAAACTCTCTTCCAGGAAATTCCTATTCTGGACTACCATCCTCGGACTGGTTTCTGTCCTGGCACTCATGGTTGCCCCTTCACAGATGCTGGCTATGGGGGTAATATTTGTGATTGGACTTGGCGTTGCTAATGTATTCCCACTGATTTTCTCATTAACTGTTGAGAAATTCCCCCTGAGGGCTAATGAAATCTCAGGATTGATGATCATGGCCGTATCCGGTGGTGCTGCAATTCCTCCGCTTATCGGCTTCCTGACAGACCAGGTAAGCCTCACCGCCGGCATGTTTGTGCTCGTGGTATGTGCTGCTTACCTTTTCTTCCTTGCTATACTCCGCAGCAAAAAAGCGTGA
- a CDS encoding esterase, translating into MKNLLILLILFSWFGCSTAAKQQKVYQSDRLPKPDTTWIFTPASYASNPEKLYPVVYLLHGWSGSYQQWDDIMGCQDYADKYDFILVCPDGLYDSWYLNSPVLPNSQYADFFFKELMPGINKDYRTDTKNIFITGLSMGGHGALYLFSLHPEMFCSAGSLSGGVDLSDCADSYGIPRLLGLKNDASDKAILNKFSVEYNLESIQKSGKEFIFSCGTGDFFYDINNQLRISCDKLGIKATYVSAPGGHDYDFWRTHIKSHILFFSERIVK; encoded by the coding sequence ATGAAAAACCTGCTCATCCTCCTCATTTTATTCAGCTGGTTTGGCTGTTCAACTGCTGCCAAACAGCAAAAAGTTTACCAGTCCGACCGACTCCCAAAGCCTGATACCACCTGGATTTTCACCCCGGCAAGCTATGCTTCCAACCCAGAGAAACTGTATCCTGTGGTTTACCTTCTTCATGGATGGAGTGGCAGCTACCAGCAATGGGACGATATTATGGGATGCCAGGACTATGCAGATAAATATGACTTTATCCTGGTGTGCCCCGATGGATTGTATGATTCGTGGTACCTCAACAGCCCGGTGCTGCCAAACAGTCAATATGCAGATTTCTTCTTTAAGGAACTGATGCCCGGAATAAACAAAGATTATCGCACAGATACCAAAAATATCTTCATCACAGGATTAAGCATGGGCGGACATGGTGCACTGTATTTATTCTCCCTCCACCCGGAAATGTTCTGTTCGGCAGGAAGCCTGAGCGGGGGTGTTGACCTGAGCGATTGTGCCGATTCCTACGGTATTCCCAGGCTGCTTGGACTGAAAAACGATGCCTCCGATAAAGCCATCCTCAATAAGTTCTCAGTTGAGTATAACCTTGAAAGCATTCAGAAATCAGGCAAAGAGTTTATCTTCAGTTGCGGTACGGGCGATTTCTTCTACGATATCAATAATCAGCTCAGAATCAGCTGCGATAAACTGGGAATTAAAGCCACCTATGTATCTGCTCCCGGGGGCCATGACTATGACTTCTGGAGAACCCATATCAAAAGCCACATTCTGTTCTTTTCCGAACGAATAGTGAAATAG
- a CDS encoding DUF5005 domain-containing protein — protein sequence MATFTLPEIKLESIDHFDYPNEAEIHWGHAICDEDADYTYIYGASNKDKHVYVARAPRNNILAPWEFFTGTGWDKDSHKAQPSLKIQGSEQFSVFKYNGKYILFVQEGGFMTGEICTYISDLPYTGWKNRKVICHTMLPKEVASTKNLFAYNSVAHPQFIENGELLISTCINSFEVEDVFMDASKYRPVMQRVHMKYIFEE from the coding sequence GTGGCCACATTCACACTACCTGAAATCAAACTGGAAAGCATTGATCATTTCGACTATCCCAATGAAGCTGAAATACACTGGGGACATGCAATTTGTGATGAAGACGCAGATTATACTTACATCTATGGGGCATCTAATAAAGATAAACATGTGTATGTTGCCCGTGCTCCCCGCAACAACATCCTTGCCCCCTGGGAATTCTTTACAGGAACAGGATGGGATAAAGACTCGCATAAAGCTCAGCCATCCCTCAAAATTCAGGGTTCTGAGCAATTCAGCGTATTCAAATACAATGGGAAGTATATACTCTTTGTCCAGGAAGGTGGATTTATGACCGGAGAAATCTGTACATACATCTCAGACCTCCCATATACCGGCTGGAAGAACAGAAAGGTGATCTGCCACACTATGCTGCCAAAAGAAGTAGCATCTACTAAGAACCTTTTTGCCTACAACAGCGTTGCCCATCCACAGTTTATCGAAAATGGGGAATTACTGATTTCTACCTGTATAAATAGTTTTGAAGTGGAAGATGTATTCATGGATGCCAGCAAATACAGGCCTGTCATGCAACGTGTTCACATGAAGTACATTTTTGAAGAATAA
- a CDS encoding class I mannose-6-phosphate isomerase yields MNSNYNKYPEIRIKGLEEHCFDGWEEINSRLAKAVAEIRKPSKVVVVECYQGVDDGEVLPNLVKGLNPVLVISSKDLMLRPDEVETLTKQDVTDDRIFGFMTRLNMEDFFDPEKILQAQSSIHSCTEGIVLVYGPGAATVISEPNLLVYADMARWEIQLRMRRKQTHNLGLDNAHENMETQYKRGYFVDWRVCDRLKKRIMNRWDFVLDTNLAGEPKMISGFAFMEAMKQSVTQPFSVVPYFDAGPWGGQWMKEKFGLDSGLSNYAWCFNCVPEENSLFLRFGETRFEMPSINLVFTQPRLLLGDPVHARFGDEFPIRFDYLDTMGGGNLSLQVHPLTEYIQQNFGIPYTQDESYYLMDATAEACVYLGLKEGIQPEEMAAQLRESETTGKNFEDTHFVNSWPARKHDHFLIPGGTVHCSGANSMVLEISATPYIFTFKLWDWGRLGMDGKPRPINIDRGMANIQFDRTTTWVRENLIGQVELMASGDGWREEKTGLHEREFIETRRHWFTKSVNHHTGGGVNVIALVEGDEIIVESPANAFEPFIVHYAEVFIVPGSIGYYNIRPYGTSEGKECATVKAFVRINA; encoded by the coding sequence TTGAATTCAAACTACAATAAATACCCGGAAATCAGGATCAAAGGCCTGGAGGAGCATTGCTTTGACGGCTGGGAGGAGATAAATTCCCGGTTGGCAAAGGCTGTGGCTGAAATCCGGAAACCTTCGAAAGTGGTCGTTGTGGAGTGTTACCAGGGCGTGGATGATGGCGAGGTATTGCCAAACCTGGTGAAAGGCCTGAATCCTGTTTTAGTGATCTCTTCAAAGGATCTCATGCTCCGTCCTGATGAAGTTGAAACCCTTACAAAACAGGATGTTACCGATGACCGGATTTTTGGTTTCATGACCCGGCTTAATATGGAGGATTTCTTCGACCCTGAAAAAATTCTCCAGGCACAATCTTCCATTCATTCATGCACTGAAGGCATCGTCCTCGTATATGGTCCTGGTGCTGCCACTGTAATATCCGAACCAAATCTGCTTGTTTATGCCGATATGGCCCGCTGGGAGATTCAGCTCAGGATGCGACGCAAGCAAACCCATAACCTGGGGCTGGACAATGCACATGAAAACATGGAAACCCAGTATAAAAGGGGGTATTTTGTCGACTGGAGGGTTTGCGACCGTTTGAAGAAAAGGATTATGAACCGCTGGGATTTTGTACTGGATACAAACCTGGCAGGAGAACCAAAGATGATTTCAGGCTTTGCCTTCATGGAAGCTATGAAACAATCGGTAACACAGCCTTTCAGCGTGGTACCCTACTTTGATGCCGGTCCCTGGGGTGGACAATGGATGAAGGAGAAGTTCGGCCTTGATTCAGGCTTGTCAAATTATGCATGGTGTTTCAATTGTGTTCCTGAAGAAAACAGCCTGTTCCTTCGCTTTGGTGAAACCCGTTTCGAAATGCCTTCCATTAACCTGGTATTTACTCAACCCCGGTTGTTGCTTGGGGATCCGGTTCATGCAAGGTTTGGGGATGAATTCCCGATCCGTTTCGATTACCTTGATACTATGGGAGGTGGCAATTTAAGTCTGCAGGTTCATCCGCTCACCGAATATATCCAGCAGAATTTTGGCATCCCCTATACCCAGGATGAAAGTTATTACCTGATGGATGCCACTGCGGAAGCTTGCGTTTACCTGGGATTAAAAGAAGGCATTCAGCCGGAAGAAATGGCGGCTCAACTGAGGGAATCGGAAACAACAGGCAAAAATTTTGAGGACACTCATTTTGTAAATAGTTGGCCAGCCCGTAAACACGATCATTTCCTGATTCCCGGGGGAACCGTACACTGCTCAGGAGCAAATAGCATGGTATTGGAAATCAGTGCTACCCCTTATATTTTTACCTTTAAACTCTGGGATTGGGGAAGACTGGGCATGGATGGAAAGCCTCGTCCGATCAATATTGACAGGGGAATGGCAAATATTCAGTTCGACAGGACGACCACCTGGGTAAGGGAAAACCTTATTGGCCAGGTGGAACTTATGGCCTCAGGTGACGGCTGGAGAGAAGAAAAAACAGGCCTCCATGAACGGGAATTCATTGAAACGCGCAGACACTGGTTTACTAAGTCTGTGAACCATCATACAGGTGGCGGAGTCAATGTGATTGCCCTGGTGGAAGGAGATGAAATCATCGTAGAAAGCCCTGCCAATGCTTTTGAACCTTTCATAGTGCACTATGCTGAAGTCTTTATCGTCCCTGGATCAATAGGCTACTACAATATCAGGCCATATGGAACATCTGAAGGAAAAGAATGTGCGACGGTTAAGGCTTTTGTGAGAATTAACGCTTAG